In a genomic window of Ardenticatenales bacterium:
- a CDS encoding DUF2277 domain-containing protein, with translation MCRNIKKLRYSDRLPTDAELHDAALQFVRKISGYRAPSRANQVAFDQAVADVAAAARALFAALPAPPAATDEIA, from the coding sequence ATGTGCCGTAACATCAAAAAACTACGCTATTCTGACCGCCTTCCCACCGACGCCGAACTGCATGACGCCGCCCTCCAGTTCGTGCGCAAAATCAGCGGCTACCGCGCCCCCTCGCGCGCCAACCAGGTCGCCTTCGACCAGGCCGTCGCCGACGTCGCCGCCGCCGCCCGCGCCCTCTTCGCCGCCCTCCCCGCCCCACCTGCCGCCACCGACGAGATCGCCTGA
- a CDS encoding helix-turn-helix domain-containing protein has translation MMMSKKEILETDTTVETWLSLTDAANRLGVHPATLRRWADQAEFPVMLTPGGHRRFALTDIQRFIAQRRQEARPAHTLELVLAEKALSHTRTEIVGLGEARWLTSFDEEDRARKRLLGRRLMGLLLQYVSADGEDGADAGSLLTEVRAIANEYAANALNAGLSLTEAMQATMFFRDTLMEVAIDLPDSVKVRPQARKKLLRRINTVLNVIQLAMAEAYA, from the coding sequence ATGATGATGAGCAAAAAAGAGATTTTGGAAACAGACACTACCGTCGAGACCTGGCTATCGCTGACGGACGCGGCCAACCGGCTGGGGGTTCATCCGGCCACATTGCGCCGCTGGGCAGACCAGGCGGAATTCCCGGTGATGCTCACGCCAGGCGGCCATCGCCGCTTCGCCCTGACGGACATTCAGCGGTTTATCGCGCAGCGGCGGCAAGAGGCGCGCCCGGCGCATACTCTGGAATTGGTGCTGGCGGAGAAGGCGTTGAGCCACACACGCACGGAAATCGTGGGACTGGGGGAAGCGCGGTGGCTGACCTCGTTTGATGAAGAAGACCGGGCGCGCAAGCGACTGTTGGGGCGGCGGCTGATGGGGCTGCTGCTGCAATATGTGTCGGCGGATGGGGAGGATGGGGCGGATGCCGGCAGCCTCCTCACCGAAGTACGCGCCATTGCCAACGAATACGCCGCCAACGCCCTGAACGCGGGGCTGTCATTGACAGAGGCAATGCAAGCCACCATGTTTTTCCGCGACACGCTGATGGAAGTAGCCATTGATTTGCCAGACAGCGTGAAAGTCCGGCCCCAGGCGCGCAAAAAACTCCTGCGCCGCATCAACACGGTGCTAAACGTGATCCAGCTAGCGATGGCCGAGGCGTATGCTTGA